The sequence AACAAGAAAGACAGAATAATATCATAAATATATTAGGAGGTCATTCTTATGCCATGTAAAACCAAAGCGTCCCCGGAGGAAATGTTAGACCAGATTGCTTCATATCTCTATCAGGGTGTTACGATTACCCAGGCAGCTGAAAATCTTCATATGAGCCGCATAACATTCAGGAAATGGGTCCTCCGGTATAAAGAGGAGGGCTTTAAGGGATTGCGGCCCAGGCAGCATTTGTCTTACTACTCCAATCAGATGAAGATCCAGGCCGTAAAGGAATATCTTAAAGGCGGTGTTTCCATGCTTTCCGTCTGTGCCAAATACAGAATTTCCGGCACACTCTCCCTTAAAACATGGATTGAGGCGTATAATGAGCATAAGTTGACAGACCTCGTTTCTGAAGGAGGAGATCTTATGGGCAAACGCCAGCAATCGGTCAAGGAAGAGCGAGTCAGAATCGTTCAGGAGTGCATCGCCAGTGGATGCGATTATAACAAGATAGCCAAGAAGTACAACATGTCCTACCAAACGCTCTACACATGGGTAAAAAAGTTCAAGGAAATGGGCGAAGTTGGTCTTGAGGATTACAGAGGAAAGCCGATCAGGCTCCAAACGCCCCGGACCGAAGAAGAACAGCTGCGTCAGGAGAATGCCAGACTTCTTGAAGAACAGAAGGATCTTATAGCAGAGATTGCCCTGCTAAAAAAAAAGATGGAGATAGAGGAAAGGTTGCGTTCCTCGAAGGATTCAGCCTTACTCACCTTCTCAGAGATTTTAAAGCCATAAAAGAAGTCCATGAAGAAACCAACATCTCCATAGAAAGTCTCTGCCGACTCTCAAAGGTCTCCCGGGCAGCTTATTACGGATGGCTGAATCATATTAAGAGCGGCCGTGAACTGCTGAGAGAAAAGGTCGCACAGGAGGTCATGAAAACCCATCAGGAATATCCGGATATGGGATACCGCCGGATTAACGATTGGATCAAGAAGGATGACAACATCAATATAAATGTAAGCGACAGTCTGGTTCTTCGTATCATGCGGATACTTAATATTAAGTCCGTGATCAAGTACAAGACCGATGGTTGCACTCGTAACGCAAAGGATCCAAAGTACATTTTTGAAAACCTGCTGAACCGTGACTTTGATGCCGGCGTGTCCAATGCAAGATGGATGACGGATGTCACTGAATTCAAGTACACAACTGCTGATGGAGTTTTGCACAAGTTATATTTAAGCGCGATTATTGACGGCCATGATCGCCGGATTGTCTCTTATGTCATCGGCGACAGGAACAATACTGCACTGGCTTTTGAGACAATGGAAAAGGCACTTAAAGAGAATCCTGGAGAACATCCAATGATTCATACCGACCGCGGATTCCAGTATACAAGCAACGGATTCCATAAGATTGTTGAAAAAGCAGGACTGGTTCACAGCATGTCCCGTGTAGGCTGCTGTGCAGACAACGGTCTGATGGAAGGGTTCTGGGGAATGCTGAAGCGCGAACGTTACTACACACGTAAATTCACCAGCCGTAAAGCAGTGGTAAGCATGATCAACGGCTACATCTACTTCTACAACAACAAACGCATTCAGCGCAAATTACATCTTTTAGCTCCAATGGAAGTATTCAACGCAGCTCCAATGGCTGCATGATTAAGATTAAAGTACGATTAGATTTTTTATGATATTTATTTGTCTGTATTAACAAATCCGCACCACTCAAGGCGAAGCCTTGGTTTGCTTGTTTTTCTCAAGGCGTCAGCCTTGGTTTAAGGGTGTCAGAACTCGCCCCGTAGGGGGAGCTGGCGCGCATGCGCCGAAAGGGGTTCATTTCCCAGCCTGCAAGGCGGCTGTATGGTTTTTCATGTTTTCTCTCCGCTGCGGCAAGCGCGGCTATTATCATCTGCTCCCCACGCAAAACCCGCATGTGAAATCAAATTTCACATGCGGGCTCTTTATTTCCCATTCATCATTCTACGTTCTTTTCTCCTCCAGCCTGTATGCTGGTGTTGTCGGTGATGTTCCATCTTCCGGCTACTCTGACTCTGGCGTCGGCGTCGCCTCCGTTGTTGTAGCGGATGCGGCTGTCGCCTCCTATTTCAAGGATTGGTTTTTCCTTGGAGGGTTGTCTTTTGGGAGGTTTGTAGCCCAGAGCTTCGAGTTCTCTGGCGTAGTCTTTCCTTAGTTTCATGAGGCTTGGGTTGTCTTCGGGGACTGTTTTGCCGCCTTCCAGGATGTCTTTGATGACACCGGCGAGTTCGTATCTGGTGAGCTGGCGGTCGAAGAAGGATGTGGTGTAGTCAGGGGCTTTGCCCTGCTGGCACATGGCATAGACGGTCTTGTAGGCGTAGTTTCCTTTGCTGACTGTGTCGAAGAAGTTCGGCGCATAGACGTTGTAGGCGAAGGCTTCTAAGGTACAGGCGGTGAGGATGGATGCGAGAAGAAGGATCTTCTTCATATCAGTCACAGACTTTCTGCTCGATCAAGCGGTAGAGGCTGTCTCTGCCGTCTCCGTTCAGGGAAGAGTAGGAAATGGCCGGGTAGTCGGCGGGGAAGAGTTTGTTGAGCTTCTTGAGGTTCTCTCTGGCTTCGTTTCTTTTGAGTTTGTCTTCCTTGGTGCCGATGACGACCATGGACGGTGCGATGGCACGGAGCCATTCGTAGGCTTTCATGTCGATCGGAAGGCCGGGATGGCGCAGGTCGATCAGAAGGCCCACCATGGCAAGGCTCGGGGAGCTTTTGATGTAGTCGTCGATGAAGGTGGACCAGGAGTCTTTGTTTTCCTGGCTTGTCTTGGCAAAGCCGTAGCCCGGCAGGTCGACGAGGTACCATTCCTGGCGCTGTTCCACTTCGTCCACGGTTCTCCTGGACTGGATGGCGTAGTAGTTGATGGTCCTTGTCTTGCCCGGTTCGCGGCTGACG is a genomic window of Veillonellaceae bacterium containing:
- a CDS encoding helix-turn-helix domain-containing protein, which produces MLDQIASYLYQGVTITQAAENLHMSRITFRKWVLRYKEEGFKGLRPRQHLSYYSNQMKIQAVKEYLKGGVSMLSVCAKYRISGTLSLKTWIEAYNEHKLTDLVSEGGDLMGKRQQSVKEERVRIVQECIASGCDYNKIAKKYNMSYQTLYTWVKKFKEMGEVGLEDYRGKPIRLQTPRTEEEQLRQENARLLEEQKDLIAEIALLKKKMEIEERLRSSKDSALLTFSEILKP
- a CDS encoding IS3 family transposase; amino-acid sequence: MESLCRLSKVSRAAYYGWLNHIKSGRELLREKVAQEVMKTHQEYPDMGYRRINDWIKKDDNININVSDSLVLRIMRILNIKSVIKYKTDGCTRNAKDPKYIFENLLNRDFDAGVSNARWMTDVTEFKYTTADGVLHKLYLSAIIDGHDRRIVSYVIGDRNNTALAFETMEKALKENPGEHPMIHTDRGFQYTSNGFHKIVEKAGLVHSMSRVGCCADNGLMEGFWGMLKRERYYTRKFTSRKAVVSMINGYIYFYNNKRIQRKLHLLAPMEVFNAAPMAA
- the yihA gene encoding ribosome biogenesis GTP-binding protein YihA/YsxC, with the protein product MAEIKEIEKFHIFSSVYFSSAVNRKQYVNDGRKEIAFIGRSNVGKSSLINNLCGQRKLAYVSREPGKTRTINYYAIQSRRTVDEVEQRQEWYLVDLPGYGFAKTSQENKDSWSTFIDDYIKSSPSLAMVGLLIDLRHPGLPIDMKAYEWLRAIAPSMVVIGTKEDKLKRNEARENLKKLNKLFPADYPAISYSSLNGDGRDSLYRLIEQKVCD